In Amycolatopsis endophytica, the following are encoded in one genomic region:
- a CDS encoding ATP-binding protein: protein MTRPPGAGPFVADLAGGRPEGTHVLRRWAADRLGGLGEDHLRAVQLVLTELVVNAHVHGGGGRSVRLRRRDPCVVRVEVEDNAVFRSGTRQRAGGRGLLLVSAVARRWGISPAPDGGKRVWAEVDCATSPGQPCASRA from the coding sequence GTGACGCGTCCACCCGGGGCCGGGCCGTTCGTGGCCGATCTCGCCGGAGGAAGGCCGGAGGGCACGCACGTGCTCCGGCGGTGGGCGGCCGACCGGCTCGGCGGGCTCGGTGAGGACCACCTGCGCGCGGTGCAGCTGGTGCTCACCGAACTGGTGGTCAACGCGCACGTGCACGGCGGCGGTGGGCGCAGCGTTCGCCTGCGACGGCGGGATCCCTGCGTCGTGCGCGTCGAGGTCGAGGACAACGCGGTGTTCCGGTCCGGCACCCGCCAGCGCGCGGGCGGGCGCGGGCTGCTCCTGGTCAGCGCGGTGGCGCGGAGGTGGGGCATCAGCCCCGCACCGGACGGGGGCAAGCGGGTGTGGGCCGAGGTCGACTGCGCGACCTCGCCCGGGCAGCCGTGCGCTTCCCGGGCCTGA
- a CDS encoding CsbD family protein: MSLGDKIGTTAENLTGKAKEAAGAATGDERLRGEGKADQAKAGIKEAVRDAADTIKGALNKD; the protein is encoded by the coding sequence ATGTCACTCGGGGACAAGATCGGGACCACGGCCGAGAACCTCACGGGCAAGGCCAAGGAGGCCGCGGGTGCGGCCACCGGGGACGAGCGGCTGCGCGGTGAGGGCAAGGCCGACCAGGCCAAGGCCGGGATCAAGGAGGCGGTGCGCGACGCCGCCGACACGATCAAGGGTGCCCTGAACAAGGACTGA
- a CDS encoding alpha/beta hydrolase — MQEGDGQRGQENGEGDRAGRGAGAGEALGEPCPPSFPRTVVRAQHVFAAALGDEVDALEPVRAGGHLDDAPAEPPVPVEDEGPANVLVVQNRHNPATPHRGGELIDEKVGDRSRLVSLEGSGHGAYVVGGNACALNTTTSFLVAGTLPRDEVTCG; from the coding sequence GTGCAGGAGGGTGACGGGCAGCGCGGCCAGGAGAATGGCGAGGGCGACCGCGCCGGCCGCGGCGCTGGTGCGGGGGAAGCGCTGGGCGAACCGTGCCCGCCGTCCTTCCCGCGAACGGTGGTGCGGGCGCAGCACGTGTTCGCCGCCGCGCTCGGCGACGAAGTGGACGCGCTTGAGCCCGTACGCGCTGGCGGCCACCTCGATGACGCCCCGGCCGAGCCGCCGGTCCCGGTCGAGGACGAGGGACCGGCGAACGTGCTGGTGGTGCAGAACCGGCACAATCCGGCCACCCCGCACCGCGGCGGCGAGCTGATCGACGAGAAGGTCGGCGACCGGTCGCGGCTGGTGAGCCTCGAGGGCAGCGGTCACGGCGCCTACGTGGTCGGCGGCAACGCGTGCGCGCTCAACACGACGACCAGTTTCCTGGTGGCGGGTACCCTGCCCCGCGACGAGGTGACCTGCGGCTGA
- a CDS encoding response regulator: protein MPTQVLLVEDDHRIAQALSLALDDEGFGVLHVPDGETALDAVEAERVDLVLLDLMLPGMDGITVCRRLRADGDLPIIIVTARSDSRDVIAGLEAGADDYVTKPLVAGELAARMRALLRRRSPGRPAVLHAGDLEVRLDAATVFRDGTQLHLTRTEFGLLAELAAAPGTVVTREQLLSRVWGYDYFGDTRLLDVHVRRLRRKVETDPDQPRRIVTVRGMGYKIEPGP from the coding sequence ATGCCGACGCAGGTCCTCCTGGTGGAAGACGACCACCGCATCGCACAGGCCCTGAGCCTCGCGCTGGATGACGAGGGCTTCGGCGTGCTGCACGTGCCCGACGGGGAAACGGCGCTCGACGCGGTGGAGGCGGAGCGGGTCGACCTCGTTCTGCTCGACCTGATGCTGCCGGGGATGGACGGCATCACGGTGTGCCGCAGGCTGCGCGCCGACGGGGACCTGCCGATCATCATCGTGACCGCACGGTCCGACAGCCGGGACGTCATCGCCGGGCTGGAGGCCGGCGCCGACGACTACGTGACCAAGCCGCTGGTCGCGGGCGAGCTGGCCGCCCGGATGCGCGCCCTGCTGCGCCGCCGCTCGCCCGGGCGCCCGGCGGTCCTGCACGCCGGTGATCTGGAGGTGCGGCTCGACGCGGCGACCGTGTTCCGCGACGGGACGCAGCTCCACCTCACCCGCACCGAGTTCGGCCTGCTCGCCGAGCTGGCCGCGGCCCCCGGCACGGTCGTGACCAGGGAACAGCTGCTGAGCCGGGTGTGGGGCTACGACTACTTCGGCGACACGCGGCTGCTCGACGTGCACGTCCGCCGTCTGCGGCGCAAGGTCGAAACCGATCCCGACCAGCCGCGCCGGATCGTGACGGTGCGGGGCATGGGCTACAAGATCGAGCCAGGGCCGTGA
- a CDS encoding DUF4440 domain-containing protein, which yields MPLHGFPVADRADDDPGVPARRSPRFTDLPVPRPGPVSADLGGPLDLEQQAWEATLRGRAADVYDRIMAVNARVLLPEGPLTRREALERWAPNLTWPRHRLRAERAVPITDGITYLTYQAVAGARDEYHAACSSLFVRRGDAWWLVWHQRQDSF from the coding sequence ATGCCGCTGCACGGCTTCCCCGTCGCGGACCGCGCGGACGACGATCCTGGTGTTCCCGCGCGCCGCTCCCCGAGGTTCACCGACTTGCCCGTGCCCCGCCCCGGTCCCGTGAGCGCCGATCTCGGCGGGCCCCTCGATCTGGAACAGCAGGCGTGGGAGGCCACCCTGCGCGGCCGCGCCGCGGACGTCTACGACCGGATCATGGCGGTCAACGCACGGGTGCTGCTCCCGGAGGGCCCACTGACCCGCCGGGAAGCGCTCGAACGCTGGGCGCCGAACCTCACCTGGCCGCGCCACCGGCTGCGCGCCGAACGGGCCGTGCCCATCACCGACGGGATCACTTACCTCACCTACCAGGCGGTCGCGGGCGCGCGGGACGAGTACCACGCCGCATGCTCCAGCCTCTTCGTCCGCCGCGGCGACGCCTGGTGGCTGGTGTGGCACCAGCGGCAGGACTCGTTCTGA